A section of the Ogataea parapolymorpha DL-1 chromosome II, whole genome shotgun sequence genome encodes:
- a CDS encoding putative secreted protein, which produces MLLLCARRALPTLCRPRVRFGVRLNSSDAPWYLRQTPQKSAVLNQTPLPELPANSPDTLQPLLEFVAQKLGMTDIEVFDLRGADSEQTSNEGAQEVADFMIIATGKSSKHLQKATFELNFYVKHQLKSLSTHEGLLTTGQLAKFRRRLLKRGKKGPSYAMNNYGAEPNTWVMVDCKKDNIFVHFMTPERRAAMNLEALWAKDKEKYENRAQPAEDDSIFSGFRFMHTMRRPMNAIQVLTQLSRFSRSSSTETAGRFQQLKEQHLADPASCPLDRLENHLKSKQANGRLVTAKEISKLVEVVLQSAEFHEGLETDTAVFNKRYARIFSILETFSPVLTEKDIQELLPVLVVAGSQIDADGFVTLASTTQDSDVQFRYSPMIHKLYNLCHKLYQSRKDAAFVTKMDLLFLTIFANRGNWVYMKKVLEAALQREDFVPVQAALKFLSINGTSAQCLEFVDNYLPYLKLWPSFDASAHKTELDTVLAKAGN; this is translated from the coding sequence ATGCTACTGCTCTGTGCTAGAAGGGCCCTGCCGACGCTGTGTCGTCCGCGCGTCCGCTTCGGCGTCCGTCTGAACTCGTCAGACGCGCCGTGGTATCTGCGCCAGACGCCACAGAAATCCGCCGTGCTCAACCAGACCCCCCTCCCCGAGCTTCCTGCCAACTCGCCAGACACCCTGCAGCCACTGCTGGAGTTCGTAGCACAGAAGCTTGGAATGACTGACATCGAGGTGTTCGATCTGCGTGGCGCAGACAGCGAGCAGACCTCCAACGAGGGTGCCCAGGAGGTGGCCGACTTCATGATCATAGCCACGGGCAAGAGCTCCAAGCATCTGCAAAAGGCCACCTTCGAACTCAACTTCTATGTTAAGCACCAGCTCAAGAGCCTGTCGACGCACGAAGGGCTGCTGACGACCGGTCAATTGGCCAAGTTCCGGCGCCGACTGCTCAAGAGAGGCAAAAAGGGCCCCAGCTATGCGATGAACAATTATGGCGCAGAACCCAACACCTGGGTGATGGTGGACTGCAAAAAGgacaatatttttgtgCATTTCATGACGCCCGAGAGGCGCGCTGCCATGAACCTCGAGGCTCTGTGGGCCAAGGATAAGGAAAAGTACGAAAACAGGGCCCAGCCAGCGGAGGATGATAGTATTTTCTCGGGCTTCAGGTTCATGCACACCATGCGAAGACCGATGAATGCTATTCAGGTGCTTACGCAACTGTCCCGATTTTCTAGAAGTTCCAGCACAGAGACAGCGGGCCgtttccagcagctgaaagAACAGCATCTCGCAGACCCTGCCAGTTGTCCACTGGACCGCCTGGAGAACCATCTCAAGTCTAAACAGGCCAACGGCCGACTCGTGACCGCCAAAGAAATCTCCAAGCTGGTCGAGGTCGTGCTGCAGTCGGCCGAGTTCCACGAAGGACTTGAGACAGACACAGCCGTGTTCAATAAACGGTACGCTCGTATCTTCTCCATTCTCGAGACGTTCAGCCCTGTGCTGACAGAAAAAGACATACAGGAGCTGTTGCCCGTGCTGGTGGTTGCCGGATCGCAGATCGATGCCGATGGCTTTGTCACGCTTGCATCCACGACACAGGACTCCGATGTCCAGTTCAGATATTCCCCGATGATCCACAAGCTGTACAATTTGTGCCACAAGCTGTACCAAAGTCGCAAGGATGCTGCGTTCGTTACGAAAATGGACCTGTTGTTCCTCACAATCTTCGCCAATCGCGGTAACTGGGTTTATATGAAAAAAGTGCTCGAAGCGGCACTTCAACGCGAAGACTTTGTTCCTGTCCAGGCAGCACTTAAGTTCCTGTCTATA
- a CDS encoding C6 transcription factor (OTam), which yields MSNQDPVVDKVTDMDPGSGSGPGTNSSGQFAYEYPNWRDNGEFNFYTDNNLQLDMGTQQPFVHTSQSNMMSPANVGSVITPASPAEYVMHLQQYQNMMLEQGMKTENGNNASTAGASAGSVAPSGPPGSANGSGQFVPFMPPFMNPQALMGQYSGAVPGPYPMQPMPIPYPVPAKSEPPQPRTKVKPCDHCRRRKIKCVMVPDSNTCKMCQNKGMKCTFIDASTGGTKRSFSSPENDAKRHKFEDPSIVPPPNVPLRETLPIKDYATMQGHSLLKKTLSLQYPRSSFYVGPTSIYDRLFLENVVLDKIDQFQLNKAYSIRKVANDVQFTLRDDFTEDLYEKSEWDVDSVERYVAPHGQKLIDLYFRTVHPSFPILHKKVVLEKYSRTHREFGAPLLAALYCLAIQWWDYDPHLSQFPKPNVVSLHKFALKTFSDVIQRPKLSAVQAGLLLLQCRSSGSQDNNWLLCSQVVALAEELGLGLDCANWRLPRWERGLRKRLAWAVYIQDKWSSLVESRPSHIIEGKNWQVQMVASEDFPDKGDADQQKDGSADYENGEALFRQLITLSQILSEILDAFYTMHSIETVTTIDEVLKLAKPLQLKLRNWYHSLPETLQMNTLKPRKFNSNGYLQLAYFATEITLHRRIISALHAQKDGCQPELVRVCRSAAQARLTASIEFTRNLKPEHIQSFWQSAAVNNFALIGIFATILYVTSDSTEEANGFKQQLFDYRWILKINSKSFDIAGEALSKIDGLIKNIPGLMGDYKDPSTAVPVETEVDGESQSETSQSERSDRAAEQSDK from the coding sequence ATGTCAAACCAAGATCCTGTTGTGGATAAAGTGACAGATATGGATCCCGGGTCTGGATCTGGCCCCGGCACAAACTCGAGCGGCCAATTTGCGTACGAATACCCCAACTGGCGTGACAACGGCGAGTTCAACTTCTACACAGACAACAATCTCCAACTTGACATGGGCACACAGCAGCCCTTTGTACATACCTCACAGTCAAACATGATGTCTCCGGCCAACGTGGGGTCGGTGATCACGCCGGCGTCGCCGGCCGAATACGTGATGCATCTCCAGCAGTACCAAAATATGATGTTGGAACAGGGGATGAAGACAGAAAACGGGAATAATGCCTCAACGGCTGGCGCGAGCGCGGGCTCTGTGGCTCCTAGCGGGCCACCGGGCTCTGCGAACGGGTCAGGCCAGTTTGTGCCGTTCATGCCGCCCTTTATGAACCCGCAGGCCCTGATGGGCCAGTACTCCGGCGCCGTGCCAGGGCCCTATCCTATGCAGCCAATGCCAATTCCGTATCCTGTTCCTGCGAAAAGCGAGCCACCTCAGCCACGCACCAAGGTCAAGCCGTGCGACCACTGTCGGCGgcgcaaaatcaaatgtGTGATGGTGCCGGACTCCAACACGTGCAAGATGTGCCAGAATAAGGGGATGAAGTGCACGTTCATAGATGCCAGCACGGGCGGCACAAAACGATCATTTTCGAGCCCGGAAAACGACGCCAAACGCCACAAGTTTGAGGATCCATCCATCGTGCCGCCCCCAAACGTGCCGTTGCGCGAAACCCTGCCGATCAAGGACTATGCCACCATGCAGGGCCactcgctgctgaaaaaaacGCTCAGTCTGCAGTATCCGCGCTCGAGCTTCTACGTGGGGCCCACGTCGATCTACGACAGACTCTTTCTTGAGAACGTTGTTTTGGACAAAATCGACCAGttccagctcaacaaggccTACTCGATCCGCAAAGTCGCCAATGACGTCCAGTTCACGCTGCGCGACGATTTCACAGAAGACTTGTACGAGAAGTCCGAGTGGGACGTCGACAGCGTCGAACGGTACGTCGCGCCGCACGGCCAGAAACTCATCGATCTTTATTTTCGCACAGTTCACCCGTCGTTTCCAATATTGCACAAGAAAGtcgttctggagaaatacTCACGCACGCATCGCGAGTTCGGCGCTCCGCTGCTTGCTGCCCTCTACTGTCTGGCCATCCAATGGTGGGATTACGACCCGCACCTGTCGCAGTTCCCTAAACCCAACGTGGTGTCGCTGCACAAGTTTGCGCTCAAGACGTTTTCGGACGTGATTCAAAGACCCAAGCTGAGTGCCGTTCAGGCCGGCCTGTTGCTGCTTCAGTGCCGCTCGAGCGGGTCGCAGGACAATAACTGGCTGCTGTGTTCACAGGTGGTGGCTTTGGCAGAGGAACTGGGACTGGGACTGGACTGTGCCAACTGGAGACTCCCGCGCTGGGAACGTGGACTGCGCAAGCGGCTCGCGTGGGCCGTGTACATCCAGGACAAGTGGTCGTCGCTCGTGGAGTCGCGGCCGAGCCACATTATCGAAGGTAAGAACTGGCAGGTCCAAATGGTAGCCAGCGAGGATTTTCCCGACAAGGGCGACGCCGACCAACAAAAAGACGGGTCTGCAGACTACGAGAACGGGGAAGCTCTGTTCCGGCAACTGATCACGCTGAGCCAGATTTTAAGCGAGATTCTGGACGCCTTCTACACCATGCACAGCATAGAGACGGTGacgacgatcgacgaggtgctgaagcTGGCCAAACCGCTACAGTTAAAACTAAGAAACTGGTACCACTCGCTGCCGGAAACGCTGCAGATGAACACGCTCAAGCCGCGGAAATTCAACTCGAACGGCTACTTGCAACTGGCATACTTTGCGACGGAAATTACCCTGCACCGTCGTATCATTTCCGCTCTCCACGCCCAGAAAGACGGGTGTCAGCCAGAGCTGGTGCGTGTTTGTCGCTCGGCTGCCCAGGCGCGTCTgacggcgtcgatcgagtTCACCCGCAACCTGAAGCCCGAACACATCCAGTCGTTCTGGCAGTCGGCAGCAGTTAACAACTTCGCTCTGATAGGCATTTTTGCTACCATTTTGTACGTCACCAGCGACTCCACAGAGGAAGCCAACGGTTTCAAAcagcagcttttcgacTACCGGTGGATTCTCAAGATCAACAGCAAGAGCTTCGATATAGCAGGCGAGGCGCTCTCGAAGATCGACGGATTGATCAAAAATATACCTGGCCTGATGGGCGACTATAAAGACCCATCCACAGCAGTCCCTGTGGAGACAGAGGTGGACGGCGAGTCGCAGTCGGAGACGTCCCAAAGCGAACGGAGCGACAGAGCCGCCGAACAGAGCGACAAATAG
- a CDS encoding putative secreted protein — translation MKWSTLLFPVLALVSLVGAADWKPAVSRKEFSAGHDLTYFDDSSVVLIIEDNSLYISEDNAKNWKKVDLKNSAGQEVNLTSVHTVDYAKELGFALSTSKTQFYTRDRGKTWTPFEVDHSGNKFSLGNVQVNYANHDYILFNFEDCAASEQFLFECKKNWFFSNDGLKTPPKKVDHDGLDYCIFAKSNKAFTAGPDEKIICSKVDGDQAGIDKKGGLLTTNDFFKTVSSPSAEFDRMNLVSIRVVQSFIIATVSVDKYTPDAEIILFISKDGETFRRAYFEDQLKSWMFRILPSTPQSLYIAIQGQRQPKNAALDADLYKSDSSGLFFDKIHENVLTNGLGLSDITMVQEVEGVILLLSHENADDDSASPLAKSKISIDDGKTWHYLRTTDDDDCDGDSECSLNLMWTTIRNTNGKFATGPTPGILVGIGNVGKYLTSDLNELNTYISRDNGVTWKKVVDGSAVFTFADLGNIIVAIQIDMSHLLDVRLDPSTLPNTFLYSLDQGDSWEEAEFGDHILPLDVFTSLDGSTQQVLVTGEDSSLSKIFLYAIDFTGAFERTCSEDDFEDWYARVLPDSDSPVCVLGHTEKFRRRKQNADCFVNHPYEDLKVIEEPCKCTIDDTECTFGFIKGENDVCEPVLEVLAANQCADQKGMIKITTRQMIPGDTCDPEGGYEIEEDDFTFDCENDLQNMTDPVKVTHIPLGERIAEYFYLTYDSDGLPDETLFVLTENKVLYISFDGGSSFGKFLNGQHIVTGVYSNPYKADHVYILTDADALFFSPDRGVSVYERTLPVRGHEFEKLSLTFNKHNASEFIVRAERSCANLFSSNCVVETYHTQNHGESFERLVADANTCNYVGSLFNDKEYAVNETLIVCDQFTDDRQALRLISSTDYFQKDIKTLFDRIIGFAQTGKFLVVARLDDDNSLTAFVSADGKIFAEAMFPKDIMVTRQTAYTILDVNSDQIFLHVTTHSASQREFGALLKSNYNGTQYVQSLSHVNRNEFAFVDFESVQSLEGIATVNVVANYDDVVRNGDEKAVKTMITYNDGAEWDYLVPPPVDSEGNKYKCSGKKECTLNLHSFTERNDPSRDTYSSASAVGLLFGVGNVGTALLPYSSPETATFFSNDAGATWKEVKKGNYMWEFGDQGTILVLVKQGLTNTVSYSLDEGETWQDYEFAESPRNVWDIATVPSDTSRKFILLAKDERGRDEIYNLNFAGLQQRQCELMVNDENELTDFTDYEYWSPKHPHQSDNCLFGHEARYPRRKASQSDCFVGAAPLNKLYKKTKNCKCTRHDFECDYNFVLAADGTCQLIKGLKPVDPTEYCQLDEDQVEYWEPTGYRKIPMSTCEQGLELDKWISHPCPGKKEQYKDKYGAGLHGAGLFWVIFAPIAAFVGAATFVYDRGIRRNGGFSRFGEIRLDEDEELHLIEETPVDRAVNKVVRGGLVFVSAVVALQHRLSSFLKNGFFSRFRRGGLDNYERFASFNDRIIDDEDESLFDVNANDDDAREIDDFLDEER, via the coding sequence ATGAAGTGGTCAACGTTGCTGTTTCCCGTTCTGGCTCTTGTGAGTCTTGTAGGGGCTGCGGACTGGAAGCCAGCAGTGTCGAGAAAAGAGTTCAGCGCGGGCCACGACCTCACGTACTTTGACGACTCGTCTGTGGTGCTTATCATAGAGGACAACAGCCTGTATATATCGGAAGACAATGCCAAAAACTGGAAAAAGGTGGATCTCAAAAATTCTGCTGGGCAAGAGGTCAATTTAACGAGTGTTCACACCGTGGACTATGCCAAAGAGCTGGGATTTGCTCTATCTACGTCCAAAACCCAGTTCTACACCCGCGATCGCGGAAAAACTTGGACTCCTTTTGAGGTCGACCACAGTGGCAACAAATTCAGCTTGGGTAATGTTCAGGTCAACTATGCCAACCACGACTATATCCTTTTCAATTTCGAGGACTGTGCGGCGAGCGAACAATTTCTATTTgaatgcaaaaaaaactggtttttcagcaacgaTGGTCTGAAAACGCCTCCTAAAAAAGTGGATCACGACGGCTTGGACTACTGTATTTTCGCAAAGAGCAACAAAGCGTTTACGGCAGGACCGGACGAGAAGATTATATGTTCCAAAGTGGACGGAGACCAGGCGGGTATCGACAAAAAAGGTGGACTTCTGACCACAAACGATTTCTTCAAGACCGTATCTTCACCGTCTGCAGAGTTCGACAGGATGAATCTTGTGTCGATCCGGGTGGTCCAGTCATTCATTATTGCCACTGTTTCTGTTGACAAGTACACTCCTGATGCCGAGATCATACTATTTATTTCTAAGGACGGAGAAACGTTCAGACGGGCTTATTTCGAGGACCAGCTCAAATCGTGGATGTTCAGAATATTGCCCTCCACGCCGCAGTCGCTCTACATTGCCATTCAGGGCCAGCGTCAGCCAAAAAATGCTGCACTGGATGCAGATTTGTACAAGTCGGACTCGTCTGGGCTGTTCTTTGACAAGATCCACGAGAATGTTTTGACAAACGGGCTAGGATTGTCGGACATCACGATGGTGCAGGAAGTGGAGGGAGTTATTCTATTGCTGAGCCACGAAAACGCGGACGACGATAGCGCGTCCCCGCTGGCTAAGTCCAAAATCTCGATTGACGACGGAAAGACATGGCATTATCTTAGAACTACCGATGACGATGACTGCGACGGGGATTCCGAGTGCTCGCTCAATTTGATGTGGACCACGATCAGAAACACAAACGGGAAGTTCGCTACTGGCCCCACTCCGGGGATTCTCGTTGGAATAGGAAACGTCGGCAAGTACCTGACATCTGACCTCAACGAACTCAATACGTACATTTCCAGAGACAACGGTGTGACGTGGAAAAAAGTCGTTGACGGGTCTGCGGTGTTCACGTTTGCCGACCTCGGAAACATCATCGTTGCCATTCAGATCGACATGTCGCATCTGTTGGACGTGCGGCTGGACCCTAGTACTCTTCCAAACACGTTCCTGTACTCTCTTGACCAAGGCGACTCCTGGGAAGAGGCGGAATTTGGCGATCATATACTGCCGCTCGATGTTTTCACGTCTCTGGATGGCAGCACGCAGCAGGTTCTTGTCACGGGAGAGGATTCCTCGCTTTCCAAGATTTTTCTGTATGCCATAGACTTCACTGGAGCGTTTGAAAGAACGTGTTCTgaagacgattttgaggacTGGTACGCCAGAGTGCTCCCGGACAGCGACTCTCCAGTCTGTGTTTTGGGACACACGGAGAAGTTCAGAAGACGGAAGCAAAACGCGGACTGTTTTGTGAACCATCCGTACGAGGACCTCAAAGTTATCGAGGAGCCTTGCAAGTGCACGATTGACGATACTGAGTGCACATTCGGCTTCATCAAAGGCGAGAATGATGTCTGTGAGCCGGTTCTGGAGGTGTTAGCTGCGAATCAGTGCGCCGACCAGAAGGGTATGATCAAAATTACAACGAGACAGATGATACCGGGCGACACGTGTGATCCAGAGGGCGGCTACGAAATAGAGGAAGACGACTTCACTTTTGACTGTGAGAATGATTTGCAGAACATGACGGATCCTGTGAAAGTTACGCACATTCCGCTGGGCGAGAGAATTGCCGAGTATTTCTATCTCACCTACGACTCAGACGGTCTTCCAGACGAGACACTTTTTGTGCTCACCGAGAACAAGGTTCTGTACATCTCGTTTGACGGAGGCTCTTCGTTTGGCAAGTTCCTGAACGGCCAGCACATTGTCACTGGCGTTTACAGCAACCCTTACAAAGCAGACCATGTCTACATTTTGACCGACGCCGACgcgctctttttctcgccTGACAGAGGAGTCTCGGTCTATGAGCGCACTCTGCCCGTCAGGGGCCACGAGTTCGAGAAGCTCTCGCTGACTTTCAACAAACACAATGCCTCAGAGTTTATTGTGCGTGCCGAACGGAGCTGTGCGAAtctgttttccagcaactgTGTGGTGGAGACGTATCACACCCAAAACCACGGCGAATCGTTCGAGCGTCTGGTGGCCGACGCCAACACGTGCAACTATGTCGGCTCTCTGTTCAACGACAAGGAGTACGCCGTCAACGAGACACTGATTGTGTGCGACCAGTTCACCGACGACCGCCAGGCTTTGCGGCTAatctccagcacagactACTTCCAAAAGGACATCAAAACGCTGTTTGACAGGATCATTGGGTTTGCACAGACAGGCAAATTCCTGGTGGTTGCACggctggacgacgacaacTCGCTGACTGCGTTTGTTTCTGCCGACGGCAAGATTTTTGCCGAGGCCATGTTCCCCAAGGACATCATGGTCACCAGACAGACAGCCTACACGATTTTGGACGTGAACTCCGACCAGATTTTCCTGCACGTGACCACGCACTCGGCCTCGCAGCGCGAGTTTGGTGCGCTATTGAAATCGAACTACAACGGCACGCAGTATGTGCAGTCGCTGTCCCATGTGAACCGCAACGAGTTTGCGTTTGTGGACTTTGAGAGCGTGCAGAGTTTGGAGGGAATAGCCACGGTCAACGTTGTGGCCAACTACGATGACGTGGTGCGCAATGGCGACGAGAAGGCTGTCAAGACCATGATCACGTACAATGACGGCGCAGAGTGGGATTATCTGGTTCCGCCGCCTGTGGATTCTGAAGGCAACAAGTATAAGTGCAGCGGCAAGAAGGAATGCACGCTGAATTTGCACTCGTTTACCGAAAGAAACGATCCCTCGAGAGACACTTATTCGTCGGCCTCGGCCGTGGGGCTGCTTTTTGGAGTTGGAAACGTCGGCACGGCACTGCTACCGTACAGTTCGCCGGAAACGGCCACTTTCTTCTCGAACGACGCGGGAGCAACATGGAAAGAAGTCAAGAAGGGCAATTATATGTGGGAGTTTGGCGACCAGGGTACAATTCTTGTGCTGGTCAAGCAGGGGCTCACAAACACCGTGTCGTACTCTCTTGACGAGGGCGAGACTTGGCAGGATTACGAGTTTGCAGAGTCTCCAAGGAACGTCTGGGACATTGCAACGGTTCCCTCTGACACGTCCCGTAAGTTCATCCTGCTGGCTAAGGACGAAAGAGGCCGCGACGAGATATACAATCTGAACTTTGCcggcctccagcagcgacaATGTGAGCTGATGgtgaacgacgagaacgagctgaCCGATTTTACGGACTACGAGTACTGGTCGCCTAAACACCCGCACCAGTCGGACAACTGTCTGTTTGGCCACGAGGCCAGATATCCAAGGCGCAAGGCGTCACAGTCGGACTGTTTTGTTGGTGCTGCGCCGCTGAACAAGCTGTAcaagaagaccaaaaaCTGCAAATGCACGCGTCACGACTTTGAGTGCGACTACAACTTTGTGCTGGCCGCCGACGGCACGTGCCAGCTGATCAAGGGCCTGAAACCAGTGGACCCAACAGAATATtgccagctggacgaggaccagGTCGAGTACTGGGAGCCGACCGGATACCGAAAAATTCCAATGAGCACCTGCGAGCAGGGACTAGAGCTGGACAAATGGATTTCTCATCCATGTCCGGGCAAGAAAGAGCAGTACAAGGACAAGTACGGCGCGGGACTGCACGGGGCGGGCCTTTTCTGGGTGATTTTCGCGCCGATTGCCGCGTTTGTGGGGGCGGCCACCTTCGTTTACGACAGAGGAATCCGTCGTAATGGAGGTTTTTCGAGGTTTGGAGAGATCCGtctcgacgaggacgaggaattgCACCTGATTGAGGAGACGCCTGTGGACCGTGCCGTGAATAAGGTCGTGAGGGGTGGTCTTGTGTTTGTGAGCGCCGTGGTGGCATTACAGCACCGGCTCTCGAGTTTCCTGAAAAACGGCTTTTTTTCGCGCTTCAGAAGGGGCGGCCTCGACAACTACGAGCGGTTTGCGTCGTTCAACGACCGCATtatcgacgacgaggacgagtcgCTGTTCGACGTGAACgccaacgacgacgatgcGCGTGAGATCGACGACTTCCTTGACGAGGAGCGGTAA